A stretch of the Halococcus sediminicola genome encodes the following:
- a CDS encoding thioredoxin domain-containing protein, which yields MSTSRNRLDEEASPYLRQHADNPVNWQPWDDDALNAARERDAPIFLSIGYSACHWCHVMADESFESGEVAERLNDDFVPIKVDREERPDLDRLYQTVCGMVTGRGGWPLSVWLTPDGRPFYVGTYFPRESKRGQPGFLDLIENIADSWENEREDIESRADQWADAMAGELEDTPETPGEIEDGILETAAQRAVSNADREYGGFGRGQKFPQTGRLHLLMQAHERTGREVFGEVAREALDAMGEGGLRDHAGGGFHRYVTDREWTVPHFEKMLYDNAELTRAYLAGYRLTGEQRYAEIARETLGFVERELRHPDGGFFSTLDAQSEDASGEREEGAFYVWTPEGIHDTVDDEFAAELFCERYGVTETGNFEGGKTVLTLSGDVEELADEHETTTEEIEAELERAREAVFAARAERPRPLRDEKILAGWNGLMISAFAEAGLALDTTYGETAVAALGFIREQLWNDDEKRLARRYKDGEVKIDGYLEDYAFLARGALNCYETTGEVAHLEFALDLGRAIVTEFFDSEEGTLYFTPQSGESLVARPQELDDQSTPSSTGVAVDTLLALSHFAPGEEFEAVAETVLETHAESIEASPLRRASLALAADRHTAGSLEFTVVADDLPTEWRERIGRAYLPHRLLAHRPPTEGDLNEWLDRLSLDETPPIWADRTWQDDEPTAYVCRSFTCSPPQTDVEEALSWVGRLAPGDTESE from the coding sequence ATGAGCACCAGCCGCAATCGGCTCGACGAGGAGGCGAGTCCCTATCTCCGCCAGCACGCCGACAACCCCGTCAACTGGCAGCCGTGGGACGACGACGCGCTCAACGCGGCCCGCGAACGCGACGCCCCCATCTTTCTCTCGATCGGCTATTCGGCGTGTCACTGGTGTCACGTTATGGCCGACGAGAGTTTCGAGAGTGGGGAAGTGGCCGAACGGCTTAACGACGACTTCGTTCCGATCAAAGTCGATCGCGAGGAGCGGCCCGATCTCGACAGACTCTATCAAACCGTGTGCGGGATGGTCACCGGGCGGGGTGGCTGGCCGCTGTCGGTCTGGCTCACGCCCGACGGCCGCCCCTTCTACGTGGGCACGTACTTCCCCCGTGAATCGAAACGCGGCCAGCCGGGCTTTCTCGACCTCATCGAGAACATCGCCGACTCGTGGGAGAACGAGCGCGAGGACATCGAGAGCCGGGCCGACCAGTGGGCCGACGCGATGGCCGGCGAGTTGGAGGACACACCCGAAACGCCGGGCGAGATAGAGGACGGAATACTCGAAACCGCTGCTCAGCGCGCGGTCAGCAACGCCGACCGCGAGTATGGGGGATTCGGCCGCGGTCAGAAGTTCCCTCAGACCGGGCGGCTTCATCTCCTCATGCAGGCCCACGAGCGCACCGGCAGGGAGGTCTTCGGTGAGGTCGCCCGCGAGGCGCTCGACGCGATGGGTGAGGGAGGGCTGCGCGACCACGCCGGCGGCGGCTTCCATCGGTATGTGACCGACCGCGAGTGGACGGTGCCCCACTTCGAGAAGATGCTCTACGACAACGCCGAACTCACTCGTGCCTACCTTGCGGGCTATCGTCTCACCGGCGAGCAGCGCTACGCGGAAATCGCCCGCGAGACGCTCGGCTTCGTCGAGCGCGAACTGCGCCATCCCGATGGCGGATTCTTCAGCACGCTCGACGCCCAAAGCGAGGACGCATCCGGCGAGCGCGAGGAGGGTGCCTTCTACGTCTGGACACCCGAGGGAATCCACGACACCGTGGACGACGAGTTCGCCGCCGAACTGTTCTGCGAACGGTACGGCGTGACCGAGACGGGCAACTTCGAGGGCGGAAAGACGGTGTTGACGCTCAGCGGCGACGTCGAGGAACTGGCCGACGAGCACGAAACGACCACGGAGGAAATCGAGGCCGAACTCGAACGCGCCCGCGAGGCGGTCTTCGCGGCGCGGGCCGAGCGCCCGCGTCCGCTCCGCGACGAGAAGATTCTGGCGGGCTGGAACGGATTGATGATTTCGGCGTTCGCCGAGGCCGGTCTCGCACTCGATACGACCTACGGCGAGACGGCCGTCGCGGCGCTCGGGTTCATCCGCGAGCAGCTCTGGAACGACGACGAAAAACGACTTGCACGACGATACAAGGATGGAGAGGTCAAAATCGACGGCTATCTCGAAGACTACGCCTTCCTCGCGCGCGGTGCGCTGAACTGCTACGAGACCACCGGCGAGGTCGCACATCTGGAATTCGCGCTCGACCTCGGGCGTGCTATCGTGACTGAATTTTTCGACAGCGAGGAGGGAACGCTGTATTTCACGCCACAGAGCGGGGAGTCGCTTGTCGCGCGCCCGCAGGAGCTCGACGACCAGTCGACGCCTTCCAGTACTGGCGTGGCCGTCGACACGCTGCTGGCGCTCTCACACTTCGCACCCGGCGAGGAGTTCGAAGCGGTCGCCGAGACGGTGCTCGAAACTCACGCCGAGTCGATCGAGGCGAGCCCGCTCCGGCGTGCGTCGCTCGCGCTCGCGGCCGACCGCCACACCGCTGGCTCGCTCGAATTCACGGTCGTCGCCGACGACCTCCCCACGGAATGGCGTGAGCGCATCGGACGTGCATACCTCCCCCACCGGCTGCTCGCCCATCGGCCACCTACCGAGGGGGACCTCAACGAGTGGCTCGACCGGCTCTCGCTCGACGAAACGCCGCCGATATGGGCCGACCGTACATGGCAGGACGACGAGCCGACGGCGTACGTCTGTCGGTCGTTCACCTGCTCGCCGCCCCAGACCGACGTCGAGGAGGCGCTGTCGTGGGTCGGGCGGCTCGCACCCGGAGATACCGAATCAGAATAG
- a CDS encoding catalase: MAEDDPKHGMGEPDYEKDDPDRETLTTNSGEPVPDNQNSRSAGPEGPLLMEDYHYFEKMAQFNREEIPERIVHAKGGGAFGTFTVTNDVLSDYTMADFLTEEGKETDMVARFSTVAGSRGAPDTVRDPRGFALKFYTEEGNWDMVGNNTPVFFIRDASKFSDFIHTQKEVPKNGLNDPTPQWDFWSLSPESLHQITTLYSERGIPASWRTMNGYSSHTLSLYNDEGERYWVHFQFKTDQGIENLDPDEATRLAGENPHYHREDLWEAIEEGNYPTWTLKVQIMPEEEAEEVDYNPFDITRVWPHDDYPLVEVGKMELNENPDNFFQDIEESAFSPAHTVPGIAHSPDKMLQGRIPSYDDAHRYRIGTNFENIPVNRPKNAEVNNYHQNGTLRSDGNNDGGPNYEPNSFGGPVEKPEVEQPPLRIEGDADRYEAAERIDNFKQPGDMFRDVMDDEQKEHLMDNFADDMEPVDEEIQQRQLEHFYKADPRWGRGVADRLGIDIEEAIDGELLALDDEEVAHAPVVAELLD; the protein is encoded by the coding sequence ATGGCAGAAGACGACCCGAAACACGGCATGGGCGAACCGGACTACGAGAAAGATGACCCCGACCGCGAGACGCTGACGACGAACTCGGGCGAACCGGTCCCCGACAACCAGAACAGCCGCAGCGCCGGGCCAGAGGGACCCCTCCTGATGGAGGATTATCACTACTTCGAGAAGATGGCCCAGTTCAACCGCGAGGAGATCCCCGAACGGATCGTCCACGCGAAGGGCGGCGGCGCGTTCGGGACGTTCACCGTTACGAACGACGTGCTCAGCGACTACACGATGGCCGACTTCCTCACCGAGGAGGGCAAAGAGACCGACATGGTCGCGCGCTTCTCGACGGTCGCCGGGTCGCGCGGCGCGCCCGACACGGTGCGCGACCCGCGCGGGTTCGCGCTGAAGTTCTACACCGAGGAGGGCAACTGGGACATGGTTGGCAACAATACTCCCGTGTTCTTCATCCGCGACGCCTCGAAGTTCTCCGATTTCATCCACACACAGAAAGAAGTCCCCAAGAACGGGCTGAACGACCCGACGCCACAGTGGGACTTTTGGTCGCTCTCGCCGGAGTCACTCCACCAGATCACCACCCTGTACAGCGAGCGCGGTATTCCCGCCTCGTGGCGCACGATGAACGGCTATTCGAGCCACACGCTCTCGCTCTATAATGACGAGGGCGAACGCTACTGGGTGCACTTCCAGTTCAAGACCGATCAGGGGATCGAGAACCTCGATCCCGACGAGGCGACGCGACTCGCCGGCGAGAACCCCCACTACCACCGCGAGGACCTCTGGGAGGCCATCGAGGAGGGGAACTACCCGACGTGGACGCTCAAGGTCCAGATCATGCCCGAAGAGGAAGCCGAAGAGGTCGACTACAACCCCTTCGACATCACTCGTGTCTGGCCTCACGACGACTACCCGTTGGTCGAGGTCGGCAAGATGGAACTCAACGAGAACCCCGACAACTTCTTCCAGGACATCGAGGAGTCGGCGTTCTCGCCGGCCCACACGGTGCCGGGAATCGCTCACAGCCCGGACAAGATGCTCCAGGGACGCATCCCCTCCTACGACGACGCCCACCGTTACCGCATCGGCACGAACTTCGAAAACATTCCCGTGAACCGGCCGAAGAACGCCGAGGTGAACAACTACCACCAGAACGGCACGCTGCGTTCGGACGGCAACAACGACGGTGGGCCGAACTACGAACCGAACAGCTTCGGCGGTCCCGTCGAAAAGCCCGAAGTCGAGCAGCCGCCGCTCCGCATCGAGGGCGACGCCGACCGGTACGAGGCCGCCGAGCGCATCGACAACTTCAAACAGCCCGGTGATATGTTCCGCGACGTGATGGACGACGAACAGAAAGAGCATCTGATGGACAACTTCGCCGACGACATGGAGCCCGTCGACGAGGAAATCCAGCAGCGCCAGCTCGAACACTTCTACAAGGCCGACCCGCGCTGGGGACGCGGCGTCGCCGACCGCCTCGGCATCGACATCGAGGAAGCCATCGACGGTGAACTGCTCGCGCTCGACGACGAGGAGGTCGCCCACGCGCCGGTCGTCGCCGAACTGCTCGACTAG
- a CDS encoding Nif3-like dinuclear metal center hexameric protein, giving the protein MDTETFVKRLDDRLRTDAYADLDASANGLQVAGPDEIDHAAFAVDAAIETAERAAEAGADALVAHHGLFWGEFERATGTIHDRLATFFEHDMALYVSHIPLDGHQELGNAAGVADALALDDREPFGTLGDEHIGQSGRAAGFSPDELRERLADECTPQNGVTALEFGPDEIEDVAIATGAAADWFGEAVEEGADAFVTGEGKQKLYHEAREAGVHVFLAGHYATETYGVRSLQSLVEEWGVETTFVDCPTGL; this is encoded by the coding sequence ATGGACACCGAAACGTTCGTCAAGCGCCTCGACGACCGCCTCCGCACCGACGCCTACGCCGACCTCGACGCGAGCGCCAACGGCCTCCAGGTCGCCGGCCCGGACGAGATCGACCACGCCGCCTTCGCGGTCGATGCTGCGATCGAAACCGCCGAGCGCGCCGCCGAGGCGGGCGCGGACGCGCTCGTGGCCCACCACGGACTGTTCTGGGGCGAGTTCGAGCGTGCGACCGGCACCATCCACGATCGACTCGCGACCTTCTTCGAGCACGACATGGCGCTGTATGTCTCCCACATTCCGCTCGATGGCCACCAGGAACTCGGCAACGCCGCCGGCGTCGCCGACGCGCTCGCGCTCGACGATCGCGAGCCGTTCGGTACGCTCGGCGACGAACACATCGGTCAGTCGGGGCGAGCAGCGGGCTTTTCGCCCGACGAACTCCGCGAGCGCCTCGCGGATGAATGTACTCCTCAGAACGGCGTGACGGCGCTCGAATTCGGCCCCGACGAAATCGAGGACGTCGCCATCGCCACCGGGGCCGCCGCCGACTGGTTCGGTGAGGCCGTCGAGGAAGGTGCGGATGCGTTCGTCACCGGCGAGGGCAAACAGAAGCTCTACCACGAGGCGCGCGAGGCCGGCGTCCACGTCTTTCTGGCGGGGCACTACGCGACCGAGACCTACGGCGTGCGCTCGCTCCAGTCGCTCGTCGAGGAGTGGGGGGTCGAAACGACGTTCGTTGACTGTCCGACCGGGCTGTAG